Proteins from a genomic interval of Cottoperca gobio chromosome 8, fCotGob3.1, whole genome shotgun sequence:
- the rfx1a gene encoding MHC class II regulatory factor RFX1a isoform X2, with the protein MATSGYVGEIQPAAQPQGSVVTITPGHPDASSTPASGPQFLAEIQSAVATPTVVTSTGQTTPTDQDTSINTPKPADGSQAQSTAQAQPPQTQYVTAEIQGSPTQSGNAQSTPQYIVVTVTEGSLHSCDSVSDSSPPPAVVQTGVPTQVVQQVQTAQQRSVVQATSQIAKTEPGTQLSVTSLQPVHISQEVQQQLTPVPVQHVYANQVQYVEGGEANYTTSTIRSSAFPYTDTPLYTQTTAAQYYEGQPTSVSQASTPGTPLTVSVTAGTTGGVSMFVAQPTSAAGGGATVVTTGGTTNGAGEGAGTNGGAAGSYVIQGGYMLGSSSGGAAGNSQSYSHTARASPATVSITEGEESSVPSADKKVQWLLDNYETAEGVSLPRSTLYCHYLLHCQEQKLEPVNAASFGKLIRSVFMGLRTRRLGTRGNSKYHYYGLRIKAGSSLLRLMEDQQHLAMRQQPFSQKQRLKPVHKVEGMTNGTAAGAGQQQQQQQGSGQVDISTQVQQYQQFLDASRALPEFPDIDLQGKSLPEGIELEHIKSFQLLYREHCEAILDVMVNLQFTLVETLWKTFWRFSQSQAGDATLAVHDESEKRLPKSCLVLLCKYDPVLRWSRDCDNSLYQALVEILIPDVLRPIPSALTQAIRNFAKSLESWLTNAMMNIPEEMVRIKVTSANAFAQTLRRYTSLNHLAQAARAVLQNTAQINQMLSDLNRVDFANVQEQASWVCRCEDRVVQRLEQDFKLTLQQQNSLEQWAAWLDGVVSQVLKPYQQSPAFPKAAKLFLLKWSFYSSMVIRDLTLRSAASFGSFHLIRLLYDEYMYYLIEHRVAQAKGETPIAVMGEFASLGRGLNQLDPDKEEEEEEEDESDDESQELSLPSDGVVLGDESLEPPAKLARMDQRVLFTTGSVDD; encoded by the exons ATGGCCACCTCAGGCTACGTAGGTGAGATCCAGCCAGCAGCCCAACCCCAGGGGTCTGTTGTTACCATCACACCGGGGCATCCTGACGCCAGTTCTACCCCTGCATCTGGCCCTCAGTTTCTGGCTGAGATTCAGTCTGCTGTGGCCACACCAACTGTTGTCACATCCACAGGCCAAACTACTCCCACTGACCAAGAcacctccatcaacactccGAAGCCTGCAGATGGTAGTCAAGCCCAGTCCACCGCACAGGCCCAGCCTCCTCAGACACAGTATGTGACTGCAGAGATCCAGGGCTCCCCCACACAGTCTGGAAATGCTCAAAGCACTCCTCAGTACATCGTTGTTACAGTCACAG AGGGCTCCCTTCACTCATGTGACAGTGTGTCGGACTCTAGCCCCCCTCCAGCTGTGGTGCAAACAGGAGTTCCCACACAGGTTGTTCAGCAGGTTCAGACGGCTCAACAG AGGTCCGTGGTGCAGGCCACTTCTCAGATAGCCAAGACTGAGCCAGGTACACAGCTCAGTGTCACCAGTCTACAGCCTGTTCACATCAGCCAGGAG gtccagcagcagctcacacCAGTGCCAGTGCAACATGTGTACGCCAATCAAGTGCAGTATGTTGAAGGAGGAGAGGCCAACTACACCACCAGCACCAT CCGGTCGAGTGCCTTTCCTTATACTGACACACCACTGTACACCCAGACCACAGCTGCCCAGTATTATGAAGGTCAGCCAACTTCCGTCTCACAGGCCTCCACCCCTGGCACACCTCTAACCGTCTCTGTGACTGCTGGCACAACAGGGGGTGTGTCCATGTTTGTTGCCCAGCCCACCAGTGCAGCAGGTGGAGGGGCCACGGTGGTGACCACAGGTGGCACCACCAATGGGGCAGGGGAAGGGGCAGGCACCAACGGGGGCGCAGCAGGCAGCTATGTGATCCAGGGGGGTTACATGCTGGGCAGCAGCAGCGGAGGGGCAGCTGGCAACAGTCAGAGCTACTCACACACCGCCCGCGCCTCTCCAGCCACTGTGAGTATTACAGAAGGCGAGGAGAGTAGCGTGCCGTCGGCAGACAAGAAG GTACAGTGGTTGCTGGACAACTATGAGACAGCTGAAGGAGTGAGTCTGCCACGTTCCACCCTCTACTGTCACTATCTGCTGCACTGCCAGGAGCAGAAACTAGAGCCTGTTAATGCTGCCTCCTTCGGGAAACTCATTAGATCTGTGTTCATGGGGCTCCGCACCCGACGCCTGGGCACACG GGGTAATTCCAAATACCACTACTATGGGCTGAGGATCAAGGCAGGCTCTTCTCTTCTCCGTCTGATGGAAGACCAGCAGCATCTGGCCATGAGGCAGCAGCCCTTCTCACAGAAACAGAG GTTGAAGCCTGTGCATAAAGTAGAGGGAATGACCAATGGCACCGCAGCAGGAGCaggccagcagcagcaacagcagcagggaTCAGGGCAGGTGGACATCAGCACCCAGGTTCAGCAGTACCAGCAGTTCCTAG ATGCATCTCGAGCTCTCCCAGAGTTCCCAGACATCGACCTCCAGGGGAAGTCTCTGCCAGAGGGAATTGAGCTGGAGCACATAAAGAGCTTTCAGCTGCTGTACAGAGAGCACTGTGAG GCTATACTAGATGTGATGGTCAACCTGCAGTTTACCCTGGTGGAAACTCTGTGGAAGACCTTCTGGAGGTTCAGCCAGAGTCAGGCTGGAGATGCCACGTTGGCTGT TCATGACGAGTCAGAGAAGCGCCTCCCTAAGTCCTGCCTGGTGCTGCTGTGCAAGTATGATCCGGTGCTGCGCTGGAGCCGGGACTGTGACAACAGCCTGTACCAGGCCCTGGTGGAGATCCTCATCCCTGATGTCCTCAGGCCCATCCCCA GTGCCTTAACTCAAGCCATCCGCAACTTTGCCAAGAGCCTGGAGAGCTGGCTGACCAATGCCATGATGAACATCCCGGAGGAAATGGTCCGCATCAAG GTAACATCAGCCAATGCATTTGCCCAGACACTGCGTCGCTACACCAGTCTGAACCACCTCGCCCAGGCAGCCCGCGCTGTGCTCCAGAATACAGCCCAGATCAACCAGATGCTCTCTGACCTCAACCGCGTCGACTTCGCTAACGTCCAG GAGCAGGCTTCATGGGTGTGCCGGTGTGAAGACCGAGTTGTTCAGCGGCTGGAGCAGGACTTCAAGCTGACCCTCCAGCAGCAGAACTCTCTGGAGCAGTGGGCTGCGTGGCTGGATGGTGTAGTCTCCCAGGTCCTAAAGCCCTACCAGCAGAGCCCTGCCTTCCCAAAGGCCGCCAAGCTCTTCCTACTCAAGTGGTCCTTTTACAG TTCCATGGTGATCAGGGACCTGACCCTGAGGAGTGCAGCCAGTTTTGGTTCCTTTCACCTGATCCGCCTGCTGTATGATGAGTACATGTACTACCTGATAGAGCACAGAGTGGCCCAGGCTAAAGGAGAGACCCCCATTGCTGTCATGGGAGAG TTTGCCAGTTTAGGCCGTGGGCTAAATCAGCTGGATCCCGACAAAG aagaggaagaggaagaggaggacgagagtGATGATGAAAGTCAGGAGCTGTCCCTTCCCTCGGACGGGGTCGTGCTAGGAGACGAGTCACTGGAGCCGCCTGCCAAGCTGGCCAGAATGGACCAGAGAGTCCTCTTCACAACCGGATCAGTTGACGACTAA
- the rfx1a gene encoding MHC class II regulatory factor RFX1a isoform X3: protein MATSGYVGEIQPAAQPQGSVVTITPGHPDASSTPASGPQFLAEIQSAVATPTVVTSTGQTTPTDQDTSINTPKPADGSQAQSTAQAQPPQTQYVTAEIQGSPTQSGNAQSTPQYIVVTVTEGSLHSCDSVSDSSPPPAVVQTGVPTQVVQQVQTAQQRSVVQATSQIAKTEPGTQLSVTSLQPVHISQEVQQQLTPVPVQHVYANQVQYVEGGEANYTTSTIRSSAFPYTDTPLYTQTTAAQYYEGQPTSVSQASTPGTPLTVSVTAGTTGGVSMFVAQPTSAAGGGATVVTTGGTTNGAGEGAGTNGGAAGSYVIQGGYMLGSSSGGAAGNSQSYSHTARASPATVSITEGEESSVPSADKKWLLDNYETAEGVSLPRSTLYCHYLLHCQEQKLEPVNAASFGKLIRSVFMGLRTRRLGTRGNSKYHYYGLRIKAGSSLLRLMEDQQHLAMRQQPFSQKQRLKPVHKVEGMTNGTAAGAGQQQQQQQGSGQVDISTQVQQYQQFLDASRALPEFPDIDLQGKSLPEGIELEHIKSFQLLYREHCEAILDVMVNLQFTLVETLWKTFWRFSQSQAGDATLAVHDESEKRLPKSCLVLLCKYDPVLRWSRDCDNSLYQALVEILIPDVLRPIPSALTQAIRNFAKSLESWLTNAMMNIPEEMVRIKVTSANAFAQTLRRYTSLNHLAQAARAVLQNTAQINQMLSDLNRVDFANVQEQASWVCRCEDRVVQRLEQDFKLTLQQQNSLEQWAAWLDGVVSQVLKPYQQSPAFPKAAKLFLLKWSFYSSMVIRDLTLRSAASFGSFHLIRLLYDEYMYYLIEHRVAQAKGETPIAVMGEFASLGRGLNQLDPDKEEEEEEEDESDDESQELSLPSDGVVLGDESLEPPAKLARMDQRVLFTTGSVDD, encoded by the exons ATGGCCACCTCAGGCTACGTAGGTGAGATCCAGCCAGCAGCCCAACCCCAGGGGTCTGTTGTTACCATCACACCGGGGCATCCTGACGCCAGTTCTACCCCTGCATCTGGCCCTCAGTTTCTGGCTGAGATTCAGTCTGCTGTGGCCACACCAACTGTTGTCACATCCACAGGCCAAACTACTCCCACTGACCAAGAcacctccatcaacactccGAAGCCTGCAGATGGTAGTCAAGCCCAGTCCACCGCACAGGCCCAGCCTCCTCAGACACAGTATGTGACTGCAGAGATCCAGGGCTCCCCCACACAGTCTGGAAATGCTCAAAGCACTCCTCAGTACATCGTTGTTACAGTCACAG AGGGCTCCCTTCACTCATGTGACAGTGTGTCGGACTCTAGCCCCCCTCCAGCTGTGGTGCAAACAGGAGTTCCCACACAGGTTGTTCAGCAGGTTCAGACGGCTCAACAG AGGTCCGTGGTGCAGGCCACTTCTCAGATAGCCAAGACTGAGCCAGGTACACAGCTCAGTGTCACCAGTCTACAGCCTGTTCACATCAGCCAGGAG gtccagcagcagctcacacCAGTGCCAGTGCAACATGTGTACGCCAATCAAGTGCAGTATGTTGAAGGAGGAGAGGCCAACTACACCACCAGCACCAT CCGGTCGAGTGCCTTTCCTTATACTGACACACCACTGTACACCCAGACCACAGCTGCCCAGTATTATGAAGGTCAGCCAACTTCCGTCTCACAGGCCTCCACCCCTGGCACACCTCTAACCGTCTCTGTGACTGCTGGCACAACAGGGGGTGTGTCCATGTTTGTTGCCCAGCCCACCAGTGCAGCAGGTGGAGGGGCCACGGTGGTGACCACAGGTGGCACCACCAATGGGGCAGGGGAAGGGGCAGGCACCAACGGGGGCGCAGCAGGCAGCTATGTGATCCAGGGGGGTTACATGCTGGGCAGCAGCAGCGGAGGGGCAGCTGGCAACAGTCAGAGCTACTCACACACCGCCCGCGCCTCTCCAGCCACTGTGAGTATTACAGAAGGCGAGGAGAGTAGCGTGCCGTCGGCAGACAAGAAG TGGTTGCTGGACAACTATGAGACAGCTGAAGGAGTGAGTCTGCCACGTTCCACCCTCTACTGTCACTATCTGCTGCACTGCCAGGAGCAGAAACTAGAGCCTGTTAATGCTGCCTCCTTCGGGAAACTCATTAGATCTGTGTTCATGGGGCTCCGCACCCGACGCCTGGGCACACG GGGTAATTCCAAATACCACTACTATGGGCTGAGGATCAAGGCAGGCTCTTCTCTTCTCCGTCTGATGGAAGACCAGCAGCATCTGGCCATGAGGCAGCAGCCCTTCTCACAGAAACAGAG GTTGAAGCCTGTGCATAAAGTAGAGGGAATGACCAATGGCACCGCAGCAGGAGCaggccagcagcagcaacagcagcagggaTCAGGGCAGGTGGACATCAGCACCCAGGTTCAGCAGTACCAGCAGTTCCTAG ATGCATCTCGAGCTCTCCCAGAGTTCCCAGACATCGACCTCCAGGGGAAGTCTCTGCCAGAGGGAATTGAGCTGGAGCACATAAAGAGCTTTCAGCTGCTGTACAGAGAGCACTGTGAG GCTATACTAGATGTGATGGTCAACCTGCAGTTTACCCTGGTGGAAACTCTGTGGAAGACCTTCTGGAGGTTCAGCCAGAGTCAGGCTGGAGATGCCACGTTGGCTGT TCATGACGAGTCAGAGAAGCGCCTCCCTAAGTCCTGCCTGGTGCTGCTGTGCAAGTATGATCCGGTGCTGCGCTGGAGCCGGGACTGTGACAACAGCCTGTACCAGGCCCTGGTGGAGATCCTCATCCCTGATGTCCTCAGGCCCATCCCCA GTGCCTTAACTCAAGCCATCCGCAACTTTGCCAAGAGCCTGGAGAGCTGGCTGACCAATGCCATGATGAACATCCCGGAGGAAATGGTCCGCATCAAG GTAACATCAGCCAATGCATTTGCCCAGACACTGCGTCGCTACACCAGTCTGAACCACCTCGCCCAGGCAGCCCGCGCTGTGCTCCAGAATACAGCCCAGATCAACCAGATGCTCTCTGACCTCAACCGCGTCGACTTCGCTAACGTCCAG GAGCAGGCTTCATGGGTGTGCCGGTGTGAAGACCGAGTTGTTCAGCGGCTGGAGCAGGACTTCAAGCTGACCCTCCAGCAGCAGAACTCTCTGGAGCAGTGGGCTGCGTGGCTGGATGGTGTAGTCTCCCAGGTCCTAAAGCCCTACCAGCAGAGCCCTGCCTTCCCAAAGGCCGCCAAGCTCTTCCTACTCAAGTGGTCCTTTTACAG TTCCATGGTGATCAGGGACCTGACCCTGAGGAGTGCAGCCAGTTTTGGTTCCTTTCACCTGATCCGCCTGCTGTATGATGAGTACATGTACTACCTGATAGAGCACAGAGTGGCCCAGGCTAAAGGAGAGACCCCCATTGCTGTCATGGGAGAG TTTGCCAGTTTAGGCCGTGGGCTAAATCAGCTGGATCCCGACAAAG aagaggaagaggaagaggaggacgagagtGATGATGAAAGTCAGGAGCTGTCCCTTCCCTCGGACGGGGTCGTGCTAGGAGACGAGTCACTGGAGCCGCCTGCCAAGCTGGCCAGAATGGACCAGAGAGTCCTCTTCACAACCGGATCAGTTGACGACTAA
- the rfx1a gene encoding MHC class II regulatory factor RFX1a isoform X1 gives MATSGYVGEIQPAAQPQGSVVTITPGHPDASSTPASGPQFLAEIQSAVATPTVVTSTGQTTPTDQDTSINTPKPADGSQAQSTAQAQPPQTQYVTAEIQGSPTQSGNAQSTPQYIVVTVTEGSLHSCDSVSDSSPPPAVVQTGVPTQVVQQVQTAQQRSVVQATSQIAKTEPGTQLSVTSLQPVHISQEVQQQLTPVPVQHVYANQVQYVEGGEANYTTSTIRSSAFPYTDTPLYTQTTAAQYYEGQPTSVSQASTPGTPLTVSVTAGTTGGVSMFVAQPTSAAGGGATVVTTGGTTNGAGEGAGTNGGAAGSYVIQGGYMLGSSSGGAAGNSQSYSHTARASPATVSITEGEESSVPSADKKLFSFFSLPACQVQWLLDNYETAEGVSLPRSTLYCHYLLHCQEQKLEPVNAASFGKLIRSVFMGLRTRRLGTRGNSKYHYYGLRIKAGSSLLRLMEDQQHLAMRQQPFSQKQRLKPVHKVEGMTNGTAAGAGQQQQQQQGSGQVDISTQVQQYQQFLDASRALPEFPDIDLQGKSLPEGIELEHIKSFQLLYREHCEAILDVMVNLQFTLVETLWKTFWRFSQSQAGDATLAVHDESEKRLPKSCLVLLCKYDPVLRWSRDCDNSLYQALVEILIPDVLRPIPSALTQAIRNFAKSLESWLTNAMMNIPEEMVRIKVTSANAFAQTLRRYTSLNHLAQAARAVLQNTAQINQMLSDLNRVDFANVQEQASWVCRCEDRVVQRLEQDFKLTLQQQNSLEQWAAWLDGVVSQVLKPYQQSPAFPKAAKLFLLKWSFYSSMVIRDLTLRSAASFGSFHLIRLLYDEYMYYLIEHRVAQAKGETPIAVMGEFASLGRGLNQLDPDKEEEEEEEDESDDESQELSLPSDGVVLGDESLEPPAKLARMDQRVLFTTGSVDD, from the exons ATGGCCACCTCAGGCTACGTAGGTGAGATCCAGCCAGCAGCCCAACCCCAGGGGTCTGTTGTTACCATCACACCGGGGCATCCTGACGCCAGTTCTACCCCTGCATCTGGCCCTCAGTTTCTGGCTGAGATTCAGTCTGCTGTGGCCACACCAACTGTTGTCACATCCACAGGCCAAACTACTCCCACTGACCAAGAcacctccatcaacactccGAAGCCTGCAGATGGTAGTCAAGCCCAGTCCACCGCACAGGCCCAGCCTCCTCAGACACAGTATGTGACTGCAGAGATCCAGGGCTCCCCCACACAGTCTGGAAATGCTCAAAGCACTCCTCAGTACATCGTTGTTACAGTCACAG AGGGCTCCCTTCACTCATGTGACAGTGTGTCGGACTCTAGCCCCCCTCCAGCTGTGGTGCAAACAGGAGTTCCCACACAGGTTGTTCAGCAGGTTCAGACGGCTCAACAG AGGTCCGTGGTGCAGGCCACTTCTCAGATAGCCAAGACTGAGCCAGGTACACAGCTCAGTGTCACCAGTCTACAGCCTGTTCACATCAGCCAGGAG gtccagcagcagctcacacCAGTGCCAGTGCAACATGTGTACGCCAATCAAGTGCAGTATGTTGAAGGAGGAGAGGCCAACTACACCACCAGCACCAT CCGGTCGAGTGCCTTTCCTTATACTGACACACCACTGTACACCCAGACCACAGCTGCCCAGTATTATGAAGGTCAGCCAACTTCCGTCTCACAGGCCTCCACCCCTGGCACACCTCTAACCGTCTCTGTGACTGCTGGCACAACAGGGGGTGTGTCCATGTTTGTTGCCCAGCCCACCAGTGCAGCAGGTGGAGGGGCCACGGTGGTGACCACAGGTGGCACCACCAATGGGGCAGGGGAAGGGGCAGGCACCAACGGGGGCGCAGCAGGCAGCTATGTGATCCAGGGGGGTTACATGCTGGGCAGCAGCAGCGGAGGGGCAGCTGGCAACAGTCAGAGCTACTCACACACCGCCCGCGCCTCTCCAGCCACTGTGAGTATTACAGAAGGCGAGGAGAGTAGCGTGCCGTCGGCAGACAAGAAG ctattttcttttttttctttgcctgcGTGTCAGGTACAGTGGTTGCTGGACAACTATGAGACAGCTGAAGGAGTGAGTCTGCCACGTTCCACCCTCTACTGTCACTATCTGCTGCACTGCCAGGAGCAGAAACTAGAGCCTGTTAATGCTGCCTCCTTCGGGAAACTCATTAGATCTGTGTTCATGGGGCTCCGCACCCGACGCCTGGGCACACG GGGTAATTCCAAATACCACTACTATGGGCTGAGGATCAAGGCAGGCTCTTCTCTTCTCCGTCTGATGGAAGACCAGCAGCATCTGGCCATGAGGCAGCAGCCCTTCTCACAGAAACAGAG GTTGAAGCCTGTGCATAAAGTAGAGGGAATGACCAATGGCACCGCAGCAGGAGCaggccagcagcagcaacagcagcagggaTCAGGGCAGGTGGACATCAGCACCCAGGTTCAGCAGTACCAGCAGTTCCTAG ATGCATCTCGAGCTCTCCCAGAGTTCCCAGACATCGACCTCCAGGGGAAGTCTCTGCCAGAGGGAATTGAGCTGGAGCACATAAAGAGCTTTCAGCTGCTGTACAGAGAGCACTGTGAG GCTATACTAGATGTGATGGTCAACCTGCAGTTTACCCTGGTGGAAACTCTGTGGAAGACCTTCTGGAGGTTCAGCCAGAGTCAGGCTGGAGATGCCACGTTGGCTGT TCATGACGAGTCAGAGAAGCGCCTCCCTAAGTCCTGCCTGGTGCTGCTGTGCAAGTATGATCCGGTGCTGCGCTGGAGCCGGGACTGTGACAACAGCCTGTACCAGGCCCTGGTGGAGATCCTCATCCCTGATGTCCTCAGGCCCATCCCCA GTGCCTTAACTCAAGCCATCCGCAACTTTGCCAAGAGCCTGGAGAGCTGGCTGACCAATGCCATGATGAACATCCCGGAGGAAATGGTCCGCATCAAG GTAACATCAGCCAATGCATTTGCCCAGACACTGCGTCGCTACACCAGTCTGAACCACCTCGCCCAGGCAGCCCGCGCTGTGCTCCAGAATACAGCCCAGATCAACCAGATGCTCTCTGACCTCAACCGCGTCGACTTCGCTAACGTCCAG GAGCAGGCTTCATGGGTGTGCCGGTGTGAAGACCGAGTTGTTCAGCGGCTGGAGCAGGACTTCAAGCTGACCCTCCAGCAGCAGAACTCTCTGGAGCAGTGGGCTGCGTGGCTGGATGGTGTAGTCTCCCAGGTCCTAAAGCCCTACCAGCAGAGCCCTGCCTTCCCAAAGGCCGCCAAGCTCTTCCTACTCAAGTGGTCCTTTTACAG TTCCATGGTGATCAGGGACCTGACCCTGAGGAGTGCAGCCAGTTTTGGTTCCTTTCACCTGATCCGCCTGCTGTATGATGAGTACATGTACTACCTGATAGAGCACAGAGTGGCCCAGGCTAAAGGAGAGACCCCCATTGCTGTCATGGGAGAG TTTGCCAGTTTAGGCCGTGGGCTAAATCAGCTGGATCCCGACAAAG aagaggaagaggaagaggaggacgagagtGATGATGAAAGTCAGGAGCTGTCCCTTCCCTCGGACGGGGTCGTGCTAGGAGACGAGTCACTGGAGCCGCCTGCCAAGCTGGCCAGAATGGACCAGAGAGTCCTCTTCACAACCGGATCAGTTGACGACTAA